From Carassius auratus strain Wakin chromosome 1, ASM336829v1, whole genome shotgun sequence, the proteins below share one genomic window:
- the LOC113107841 gene encoding protein mab-21-like 2 translates to MIATQAKLVYQLNKYYNERSQARKAAIAKTIREVCKVVSDVLKEVEVQEPRFISSLSEIDARYEGMEVIAPNEFEVVLYLNQMGVFNFVDDGSLPGCAVLKLSDGRKRSMSLWVEFITASGYLSARKIRSRFQTLVAQAVDKCSYRDVVKMVADTSEVKLRIRERYVVQITPAFKCTGIWPRSAAQWPMPHIPWPGPNRVAEVKAEGFNLLSKECYSLTGKQSSAESDAWVLQFAEAENRLLMSGCRKKCLSILKTLRDRHLELPGQPLNNYHMKTLLLYECEKHPRETDWDESCLGDRLNGILLQLISCLQCRRCPHYFLPNLDLFQGKPHSGLETAAKQTWRLAREILTNAKSLDKL, encoded by the coding sequence ATGATTGCAACGCAAGCAAAGCTGGTTTACCAGCTCAATAAATATTACAACGAAAGAAGTCAGGCGCGCAAAGCGGCCATCGCCAAAACCATCCGAGAGGTGTGTAAGGTGGTGTCGGACGTGCTGAAGGAGGTGGAGGTCCAGGAGCCCCGCTTCATCAGCTCCCTGAGCGAGATAGACGCGCGCTATGAGGGCATGGAGGTCATCGCACCCAACGAGTTCGAGGTCGTGCTTTACCTGAATCAGATGGGAGTCTTTAACTTCGTGGATGACGGCTCTCTCCCGGGCTGCGCGGTGCTCAAACTCAGCGACGGCCGTAAGAGGAGCATGTCCCTGTGGGTGGAGTTCATCACCGCCTCCGGTTATCTGTCGGCGCGGAAGATCCGCTCCCGCTTCCAGACGCTGGTGGCCCAGGCCGTGGATAAATGCAGCTACCGGGACGTGGTTAAGATGGTAGCGGACACGAGCGAAGTGAAACTGCGCATTCGGGAGAGATACGTGGTGCAAATAACCCCGGCCTTCAAGTGCACGGGTATCTGGCCTAGAAGTGCCGCTCAGTGGCCCATGCCTCACATCCCGTGGCCCGGGCCGAACCGGGTGGCGGAGGTGAAAGCAGAGGGGTTTAACCTCCTCTCTAAAGAGTGCTACTCGTTAACGGGCAAACAGAGCTCGGCGGAAAGCGACGCTTGGGTCTTGCAGTTCGCCGAGGCCGAGAACAGGCTTCTGATGTCGGGCTGTAGAAAGAAATGTCTCTCTATTTTAAAGACTCTCCGTGACCGACACCTCGAGCTACCGGGACAGCCGCTCAATAACTACCACATGAAGACCCTGCTGCTGTACGAGTGCGAGAAACACCCGCGGGAGACCGACTGGGACGAGTCGTGCCTCGGTGACCGTCTGAACGGTATTCTGCTGCAGCTCATCTCCTGTCTGCAGTGCCGCCGGTGCCCACATTACTTCTTACCCAATCTAGACCTGTTTCAGGGCAAACCACACTCAGGCCTGGAGACAGCGGCCAAACAGACCTGGAGACTGGCGAGAGAAATCCTCACCAACGCGAAAAGTTTGGATAAACTGTGA